TTTAGTATAGGGGAGACACCAAATAATTAATGTTCTCTAGCAGTAATGATAATGATGAGATCACTGCATCTACATCGCTCATTAATGCTATTGATCTAGGGGCATGTATGTATCTGGCGGGCGTCGAAACCACGAGAGTTGGGACTCCCGTTCCATGTACGTGTATTGCACCGGCATCGGTTCCACCATAAGGATTGACTTGAAGCTGGTACTTTACTCCCTTGGATTCCAGAATCGCAGTGGCCTTCTCCAATAAGGTGGGATTAGTGATCATTGATCTATCCATTGCCCTAATCGCAGCGCCTCCACCTAGTCGAGTTATCCATTGTTCCTCCGGATTACTTGGCACATCTGCTGCCACAGTTGTCTCCACAACTATGGCTAGTTCCGGATTAATGCCATTAATCACGGCCTGTATACCTCTTAACCCAACCTCTTCCTGTGTATTCCATGCAAAGAAGAACGTTGCATTAGATGAGCGAATCCTCCTCGCCACCTCAATTAAAGCATATGCGCCTAATCTATCATCAAGCGCCTTCCCCATAAT
This genomic window from Thermocladium sp. ECH_B contains:
- a CDS encoding glycosyl hydrolase family 5, which produces MNIELLESLSNQFGPSGFESSVTGIIKGNVSQLSRDLKIDALGNLIMRIGDEGPRVLLSAHVDEVGVIITHVDQRGFIRVAPLGGIDPWVMIGQELVFRTRRGELIRGVVGIDPPHLRREKPPNRFEELYVDAGFTSREEASKAGVVPGIPGTFSTVMVHSGDVIMGKALDDRLGAYALIEVARRIRSSNATFFFAWNTQEEVGLRGIQAVINGINPELAIVVETTVAADVPSNPEEQWITRLGGGAAIRAMDRSMITNPTLLEKATAILESKGVKYQLQVNPYGGTDAGAIHVHGTGVPTLVVSTPARYIHAPRSIALMSDVDAVISSLSLLLENINYLVSPLY